DNA sequence from the Herpetosiphon gulosus genome:
GTATTTTGGGGTTGGCAGCACTACCGACGGTAAATTTGAGGAAAATGAATTGGCCGCGAGCATTTTATCGGTCAATCCCGATGGGACTGATTTACGCCCCTATGCCCGTGGCTTGGGCAATGTGTTCGATGTCGCCTTCAACGCCGATGGGGCGCTGTTTGGGGGTGATAACGGCCCTAGCTCGGTTGAGGGCAATGATCCACCAGATGAATTTAATTATTTGGTTGAAGGCGAACACTATGGCTACCCCTACTTTTTTGGTGACCCGCCCAGCGACGGCGGCACTCGCGGCGCATTGATCAGTTTTCCGGCTCACACTGTGCCAACTGGAGTCACCTTTTACAGCGGTAATCAATATCCGCAAATTTATAGCGATAGCGCCTTTTTGACGCTCTGGCAGACGGGCGAGGTTGTGCATATCGAGGTTGGGCAAACCAGCAACGGCGATTATTTAGCCAAATCAACGACCTTTGCTGATGGCATGCTCTACCCGATTGATGTGATTACTGGCCCCGATGGCAACTTGTATATCGCCGATTTCGGTACGAGTGCAATCTACCGAATCACCTATAATGGAGCGCGTTAATGCGACGATTTGGCTATTTCGTAGTGGCTTTGCTGGTGCTGGGCTGTGGCGCGGCCAACGATAGTACCAGCGTGGGCAATGCCGAGCGCGGCAAACGCATTTTTCAGGGAACCGAAGTGTTGACCCTCGATCAACTTGAGGCATGTGTTGATTGTCATAGTGATGTTGCCGGTGAAGCAGGCCAAGGCATCGGCCAAAATCTCTCAAATATTGGCAATCGTGCTGCCCAACGCCCCGATGGCACAAGCGCGATCGATTATCTGCGGCTCTCGCTGACCGAGCCAGATAAAGAACTGGTTGGCGGCTTTCAAGAGGGCATTATGCCGCGCGATTATGCCCAAAAATTATCAACCCAAGATATTAACGATCTGATTGGCTATATGCTAACGCTAAAAAGTGGCATTGATTAAGTGCGTTAGCTTTGAATGAATGTAGGTGCTATGCAGCAATTGCGAATTGCATTCTTGGATTCGTGGTTACAAGCAGTGGTTGATGGCAGCGGCACGGCGGCAGCAATCGGCGGTTTAGCACGGACTTTGCAAGCCCGTGGCCATGTGGTTGATCGGATTGTGCCAACTGGCAAGTGGCCACGTAATTTGACCTTACGTCGACTTTATTACAATTGGCAATTGCCCCGCCGCCTCGCCAACCACAACTATAATTTGGTGGTTGGCTTTGATATTGATGGGGTGCGGGTTGCTCAGCGCTTAAATGTGCCCTATATCTGTAGCATCAAAGGCGTAATTGCCGAGGAACAGCGCCATGAACAAGGCTTTATTCGGGCCTTGCTCTGGTCGCTCTCACGGATTGAATTGATCAACGCTCGGCGTGCGCCCAAGGTGATTTCAACCAGCGAATATTGCCGCCAGATGATTCATGCTCATTATGCTGTGCCAATCAGTAAAATTGGAATTGTGCCCGAAGGCATCGATTTGAGCTTGTGGCAGGAGCAAGCCCATAGTACCCAGCGCGATCCATGGACGGTGTTGTGTGTAGCCCGCCAATATCCACGCAAACATGTGATTGACTTGATTCGGGCCTTTGCCAGCGTGATTGAACAAGTGCCCCAAGCTCAATTGGTAATTATTGGCGATGGTCCTGACCATGATGTGTTGCGTGGCGTGGTGCGAGCCTACAATCTTGAAAGCTCAGTGCGCATGCTCGGCGCAATTGCTGATGATGCTGAAGTGCGGGCGTGGTATGGGCGCAGCAGCATTTTCTGCTTGCCCAGCGTTCAAGAAGGCTTTGGGATTGTCTTTTTAGAGGCGATGGCTAGCGGCTTGCCGATTGTCAGCACTAACGCCGCAGCGATTCCCGAAGTTGTGCCGCATGGCCAGGCTGGCACATTGGTTGCTCCAAACGATGTGACGGCAATCGCCGAGGCGCTGATTGAGCTACTACAAAACCCCGAATTACAACAGCGCTACCGCGACTATGGCTTACAGCATGTTCAGCAATATGCTTGGGAGCAGGTGACCGATCGCTTTTTAGCAGCAGTTTGGGCGTAGGTTGGTTGTATTCATCCAATTGTTAACAATTTATAAGGAACGCCGCAGAATACCCCGCCCCAAGACCCGCGTGGTGGGTTCCCCGCGCGGGATGCATGCGTGCCAGTTCTGACGAAGCGTAGTTGAAGAGCGCATACGATTTCGACGATTACAGGAGATGGTTTAATCCTCGCGAACGCCTTACCTTCCTTGTTCGGTGGAGCCGCGCCCTCGACCGTAGCAGCGGTGTGAGGGCACACTAGTCATCCTCGAGGACTAATACTGCTCCGACGGTACATGGGAGCCATGCACAAATTCGCCCCAAGTCATCAAGCGGCACATTCTTAATCGTGTTATTGAGGAGGCGTTCAACAGCGCTCCGACTTGCCCCCGATTCTGCGGTGATCACTCGTATCCCCAACGTGCGATTTTCTTTGACTTCTTTTTGTGCCACAAGGACACGGAGGTAGCTTTTAACTTTCATGGCAATAGCATAATAGAGTTAAATCTATTATGCAACTACTCCTATAATAGTGTTTTTAATTCAAATATATTGATTATTGAACAACGTAGTGGTATAATGTCAATACGTAAAAGGAAGTCTGCTCATGCGAACGCTGACCCGTTGCTATAAATATCGCCTGCACCTTACCGCTGACCAACAAACCACCTTGGTGCAGTGGGCGGGTTGCCGACGCTTTGTCTGGAATTGGGCGCTGCACTGCAAGCAAGCGCACTATCAAGCAACGGGTCAACGGCTGAGCTATCAACGGCTTGCGGCGATGTTGGTTGACTTGAAACGTCAGCCCAAAACGGCTTTTTTGCGTGATTGCCATTCGCAACCGTTGCAACAAGCGCTGATGGATTTAGAAACGGCCTTTACCAACTTTTTTGCCAAACGCGCCAAATACCCGCGTTTCAAAACTCGCAAAACCACGCCGCACAGCATGTGGTTCCCGCAAGGCGTGACGGTGGTTGATGAACGTACCATCAGCGTACCAAAAATCGGGCTGCTTGGTGCGATTATTCATCGCCCGCTGATGGGAACAGCGAAGGGTGTAACGATCAAGCAAGATCCAACAGGCGCATGGTGGGCAGTATTCGTATGCCACATTGACCGCCCTGATGTTCACCCAACGGCTAGTAATCCTGTGGGCATTGATGTGGGACTTGAATCATTCACCACCCTGTCAACAGGCGAGAAAACAGCAC
Encoded proteins:
- a CDS encoding helix-turn-helix transcriptional regulator, with protein sequence MKVKSYLRVLVAQKEVKENRTLGIRVITAESGASRSAVERLLNNTIKNVPLDDLGRICAWLPCTVGAVLVLEDD
- a CDS encoding cytochrome c, which translates into the protein MRRFGYFVVALLVLGCGAANDSTSVGNAERGKRIFQGTEVLTLDQLEACVDCHSDVAGEAGQGIGQNLSNIGNRAAQRPDGTSAIDYLRLSLTEPDKELVGGFQEGIMPRDYAQKLSTQDINDLIGYMLTLKSGID
- a CDS encoding RNA-guided endonuclease TnpB family protein; translation: MRTLTRCYKYRLHLTADQQTTLVQWAGCRRFVWNWALHCKQAHYQATGQRLSYQRLAAMLVDLKRQPKTAFLRDCHSQPLQQALMDLETAFTNFFAKRAKYPRFKTRKTTPHSMWFPQGVTVVDERTISVPKIGLLGAIIHRPLMGTAKGVTIKQDPTGAWWAVFVCHIDRPDVHPTASNPVGIDVGLESFTTLSTGEKTAPPKFYRRSQKKLARAQRKLSRAQKGSKNQLKARKRVACIHQKISNQRADWLHKHALGIVRQFDVVCIEDLNIKGLARTKLAKSFSDAALSTFMQRLQEKTEWHGRRVIKVGRFYASSKTCHHCQTKTALMLSDRIWTCSTCGMTHDRDGNAAINILHEGLRLLAVGTTESQNAAGDGVNPAKCW
- a CDS encoding glycosyltransferase family 4 protein, whose product is MQQLRIAFLDSWLQAVVDGSGTAAAIGGLARTLQARGHVVDRIVPTGKWPRNLTLRRLYYNWQLPRRLANHNYNLVVGFDIDGVRVAQRLNVPYICSIKGVIAEEQRHEQGFIRALLWSLSRIELINARRAPKVISTSEYCRQMIHAHYAVPISKIGIVPEGIDLSLWQEQAHSTQRDPWTVLCVARQYPRKHVIDLIRAFASVIEQVPQAQLVIIGDGPDHDVLRGVVRAYNLESSVRMLGAIADDAEVRAWYGRSSIFCLPSVQEGFGIVFLEAMASGLPIVSTNAAAIPEVVPHGQAGTLVAPNDVTAIAEALIELLQNPELQQRYRDYGLQHVQQYAWEQVTDRFLAAVWA